AGCCATGGAGGTATGCAGCTCTTCGGTACAGGAGAAGAAACACGCGACTTTATCCATGTTAACGACTTGACCAGAATTGTCTCATTCTTGATTACAAACGAGATTACAAACACGACCTTGAATGTCGCCAATGGAGTGCAGGTATCTGTAAGGGAGATAATTGAAACGCTCATGGGTTCTTTAAATCTCGACGTTCCGATTCATTTTAATCAAGAGCAAAGGGAAGGAGATCCCTTATTCTGGGAAGCTGATATCAGCAGATTGTCAAAACTGGGTTTTATTTCAAAAGTACCCCTCCAGGACGGAGTAAGGCGCTTTGCTGAATGGTATTTAAAACAAAATATAAAATAACACGGAGACGGCAATGCCCACATTAGGACTTGTCATAAAATGGGGAAGCAGCAGTTGGACGGGCGGACCAAACTATTTAAAAAACATAGCCTTAGCAAACGCGTCTGTCTCCCCGGATCAAAAGTTAAGACTCATTTATTTTGTACGCCCTGATCAGGTTGAGCATATGGATCAATACCGTAATATCCTGCCTTTGGCCTCGGACATACGTATATATCACCCCGACTCTGAAATGGGTGATGTAGACGTTCTGTATCCCGCCTCCGATCAATTTGATGTGCCAGCCGGTGTTGCGCCAGTTTATTGGATACCTGATTTCCAACATTGCTATCTACCGGAATATTTCTCCAAGGAAGAACTGGACTGGCGTTCTGATTTTTTTTCTCGCCTCGCAGGCGGCAAAGATTTAGTTGTATTGAGCAGTGAGGCCGCGCTAAATGATTTTCATCGTTTTTTTACAGTCACTTGCCCAACCTTTGTTGTACCATTCGCATCTTCACTTGAACCGGGATGGATGGACGGTGATCATGAAGAAATCAAAAAGAAATACTCTGTTAATTTTCAATACTTGATGTGCTGCAACCAGTTCTGGAAGCATAAGGACCATAAAACTCTTTTCAAAGCACTAGCCTTATTACGTGATCAAGGAATTATCTTACAGCTGATTTGTACCGGTGCGACTGAAGACTTACGACACCCTGATTATTTCGATACTGTTCAAGATTATCTGGAAGAACATAATTTAACCGAACAAGTTCATATTCTCGGCCTTCTGCCACGCGCAGATCAAATACAGTTACTCCGCGGTGCTCAGGCTGTCGTACAGCCGTCTTTGTTCGAAGGGTGGAGTACTGTTATCGAGGACTGCCGTCTTTTAGGCAAAAAGGTTATCCATTCTGACATCCCTGTACATCTGGAACAATCTCCTGAATCCAGCCTCGTCTTCAAGGGCGGGGACGCACAAAATCTAGCAGATATACTTGTGGATTTTTCTGATAAATTTACGGCAATGCCTGACATTGAAGCTGAAAAAGCCGCTTTTCAGGAAAGTTTAGAAAATTGCTCCCGGTTTGGCAGGAATATAGGGAAAATGGTGAATTCTGCCATGAAGATAAACGAGGTTGTTAACCCAACGAACAGTCCTGAAAACAAGAAATTGCTTCCGACTAAAGATATTGTCGGTAAAAACAGTTATCGTGTAAAAGGCGTGCAATGGTACGATCCTCCTTTAGCCGGAGCATCTACTTTTGCAGATTCATTGTTTGAAATGGAAACCTATACCAATACGCTTGATATATTGAATAGGCTCAGCGAAGACGACTACTTGAAGTACATACGCGGGTTCATGTCCAGTGGATTGCGACGCTTTGGCAAGCATTGGAAATATGCAGACATATGCACGGTGCTGTACACTTTGTCCAACATGCTGGATGTTAAAAATTATCTGAAAATAGGTGTCCTTCAGGGGCGGAGCATGGCCATGGTTATCTCTGGCAACCCTCAGGTCGACGTTGTTGGATTCGATATGTGGCGTGCGGGATATGCCGGCATGGACAATCCCGGCCCGGCTTTTGTGCAGGAACAGATGGAACGCCTTGGACACAAAGGGACATTGCAATTTGTCAACGGCAATTCCCATGAGACACTGCCTCACTTCTTTTCCCAGAACCCTCGTATGAGCTTTGATTTAATCACAGTCGACAGCGATCATACCCCGGAAGGAGCCACACAGGACTTACTGGATGTGCTGCCTCATTTGAGAATTGGCGGAGCCATTGTTTTTGATGGCATCGCCCACCCCTCACACCCGGAACTGCTGAAAATCTGGCAGGACACAATCATGTCGCGACCGGAAATGAGCGGCTTTGCGTTTACCGAGCTGGGGTACGGCGTCGCGTTTGCCATACGCATGCGCTAAAAAATATCCGACCGGCCGGTAATTCTGCAGCAAAAATAAAACAGACCTGTCAGCTGAAAAATGTGCATTTTGTCTAACAAATATGCACAGACATGCGGCTGACAGGTCAAAATGTATAAGACTATTTTTTTCTGTAAAAAGTTGGCCTGTGAGAGATCTTCAGCTTTTCAAATTGTGCGCCGGAATCCGCGAAAAATTCATCAATGGCCTGAGTCTCACCTGCAACAATTGAATAGTCATCAAAGACAATAAGCCCCCCGGGAACAATCCTGTCATATAAATGCTCCAGTATCACTTTTGTCGGTTTATAGACATCGACATCGATATGCAGCAACGCAACTTTCAGTTCAGGATGGTCAACCAGATACTCCGGGATAGTAGAACAGATGTCCCCTTCAATAAGCTCATAGTTCTCAATGTTTTTATGCTTAAAAACCTGCGCAAGTTCATCTTTCGAGATCCCATCACCAGCATCAGACTCAAAAATTTCAATAAACTTTTTATCCTCAACATGCTCCTGTTCAGGAAATTTACCAAAGGCATCAAAACCAATAATTTTCCTTGAGTAGGAACTCTCAAGAGCATCTCTAAACGTTGCAAACCGAATTAAGGAAGCTCCCTTGAACACACCACACTCTACAACATGCCCAGGCAGCGAAGATATCATTTTGTATAATTCATAATGAGCCAACAGTTTAGGAATCCGTGTTTTATCGCTGGTAAGATAAAACCCGTTTTCATAATCCCACTTATTCGCCAGTTCATATCCAAAGATATCTTCCATAAGCCCCTCAGACCTTTACTTATAAATTGTTAATACAAAAAAATAGCACTACTGGTTAGAAAGATAGAATTCGGCAATCTTCAAGTCCGTCAAACTGTCAACATCAACCGAACGATCCGGCCGCATCAAAAAATATTCAGTATTCGGAAAGAACAGCACTTTCTGCTCCAGGAAACTGGCGATATCACAAAAATATATAGCGCCGTTGGGAGCTATGCAGATGGGCAGATCCTGCCGCGCAGAGACAAGGTCTTCAGGATTTCGGATCGGCGCATAATTACCGTCTTTGTTTTGCATCAGGCATTTGTAGGGATGGTGACCTACTGAGGTTGCACTGATTACGGAAGTAGCTTCAGAACTTTTATACAGCTCAAAAGCTTCCCTTATGTCTTTGGAGTCCCGTAAGGGCGAAGTCGGCTGCAGCAGGCAGAAACAACCTTTGAAAAATTCTTTTGCTTCTAAAGCATGCACAATTACGTCAATGCTGCTGGATTTATCCAGTGCTAACTCACGAGGCCTGTCTATCACCTCTGCACCACATTCGGCGCTGACTTCAGCAATCTCCTCGCCATCTGTTGTAACAAAAACATGATCAAATACGCCTGAATCAAGAGCAGCCTCAATAGTATAACTAATGAGAGGCTTCCCATTGAGTTCAACTATATTTTTATTTTTGACTCCTTTTGACCCAGCTCTTGCCGGGATAATCGCGATACATATATCAGCACAACTCATTACATACCCTCTTTTGAAGAGAGGTAGACCACACTTTACTTTTGTTTAAAATCGCAAAAAACCGTTCTGAAGCTCTTCCATCTCCAAAACGATTAACTTTACAACCTGAGTAGTCAGCGCCCCACTGACCATGAATCGCATCAAGTATACTCTGTTTGTCATAATCGACATTCATAATACAATTATGCTTAAACCTTCCATCCTGTCTGGTGCCGACATCAACAACAGGTACCCCATAACAAGGAGCTTCTCTGATTCCGGCACTGGAATTGCCCAGCATACACGTACAATTCTTCAACAAAGTTATAAATCTTTCAAAAGAAACAGAAGGATAAATTTTTGTATGCTTTGGGTTTAATTTTTTATAAGCATCCAAAATATATTCTCCACCGTCATCATTATTAGGATAAATCACTACAAATTTTTTCCCACTTTCATTTATCGCCTCAACAAAACTATCGGAATAAATTTTAAATTGATCGCGTTCAGTGGTTACTGGATGGAAAATAACTATGCCATATTCATCAAACGGTATTTCATAATATCTTTTTACATCTTGGATCGAAGGTAGCTCCCCTTTAAACATCACATCATAATCGGGAGATCCTATTTCATAAACACTATTGGGATCTTCTCCCATACGACACAGACGGCTATAAGCATCTTTATTGCTGACGAAATGAATATGAGCTAATTTACTTATAGAATGGCGTATAGATTCATCTATGGTTCCCGAGAGCTCTCCTCCCTCAATATGCGCAACAAGAGTATTGGTAAAGACACCAACAATGGCTCCGGCAAAAGCTTCAACCCGGTCACCGTGAACGACGATCATATCCGGCTCCAACTCATAAACATATCTGGACATGCCCTTAATGGTATTAGCCAAAACCATTTCCATGGGGTCCCCAGCATGGTGATTGATGTTTACATAAATATTCTTATAACCATCTTTAATAACTTCCTGTGCTGTATAGCCATAGCGGGAAAGGGTATGCATTCCTGTGACGTAAACAAAGGGCTCAAATCCTACCTCAGCCTCCAGGCGTTTGATTAAAGACTTAAGCTTTCCATAGTCAGCGCGTGTCCCGGTAAGAAAAAGAACTCTTTTCATATCTAGCCCTCTACAAATTCATCATGGCAAAGGTGATGTCCTTCAGCCATGTCGGTAGCGGCAATGCTTCCCAGAATATTCTCAAAGTATTCTGCAGGGATTTCACCGGTTCCCGGTCGTTTCACCCAAATATTATCCCTTGTGAATCGTTCTCCTTTTTTAACAGGAGCGATTGTCACAACAGTTGCAAATGCGAAATCAATGGTAACCTGCTCCTCGGCCACAGGTCCCTTTCTGCCGCCACGGCACTTAGCTAAAATATTGCTCCCATGGATAAGGTCCTTCAAAGCCTGAGGGTCCATCGAGCACTCAATATCAGGGCCATTGCGATCCATTCGGTCTGTGAAGTGTCGTTCAACGATAGAGGCGCCTACTGCCACAGCTCCAAGACAGGCATAATTATCTACTGTATGGTCAGAAAGCCCAACTATCGCATCAGGAAAATGTTCTTTCAGCTCATTAATAGCTCCCAAACGCACTAATTCATGAGGGGTCGGGTAAACATTTGTGCAATGTAATAAAGCATACGGGACTTTATGCTTTCGAAGTATTTCAACGGATGTTCTGACACTTTCAATTGAATTCATCCCAGTAGAAAGAATAATTGGCTTGCCAAAGGATGCAATATGATCCACCAAAGGATAGTTATTGCATTCTCCGCTACCTATTTTATATGCAGGGACGTCGAATTTTCTGAGGCGGTCAGCAGCAGCACGAGAGAAAGGTGTGCTGATAAAAATCATCCCTTTTGATTCAGTATACTCTTTAAGCTTATACTCTTCTTCTTCGTTAAGAGCACACCTATCCATTATTTCATAAATCGAAACATCTGCATTTCCAGGAACAACACTTTTCGCAGCGGCTGACATCTCATCTTCCACAACGTGTGTCTGATGCTTGATAAGCTCAGCTCCGGCCTCATGAGCAGCGTCAACCATTTCGAAAGCTGTTTTCAGACTTCCAGAATGATTGATTCCTATTTCAACAATGACTAAGGGAGCCGTTTCATTTGAAACAAGCCTGTCACCAATATAAAATGCATTACCTGAGCTCATAAAACATCCTGCCTTTATTATAAAAATATATACTTATTCACTACCGTCGTTCCCCGGTCCCCTTTAACGAGCAATCTACGTGAATTTCAAAACATTCGCGACTACAATTATCAGCTGGGGCTGAAGCTTTGACTCCTCGACCAGCAGGCTGTTGCTAAGCCGCAAAAGCCGTTGGTCAGTATGTGTGTAGGTTGTTTTTATCGTTTATTATGAACTGTACCTCTTCTCTGCCATCAAAAGAATATCATTAAGCCTTTCTGGGGATTTGACGTTTGAAGATCCGGAAAGTTTGCGGATATAATCGTCCTGCTCCGGAGTGATGTCGTAGCGCAATTCTCCAAAAAGTTCCTCAAGCTTACGAACTTCCCTGCTTTTGATCGCACAAAATTGGGCCTCTTCGTTTTTGCTTATTACAGTGTATAGGTTTTCATCCGGCACAGCCCATACTGGCTTGCCCATGAGGATGGAATAATAAACATGGGTGCCGACTTTGTTTGTCATCACATACTTGTGTTTACTTATTATGTCCGCGAGAATGTAAAGAAAACTATTTCCAAAGATGTGTCCTGCCGAGACCAAATTATAACCATTGTCTCTATATATCTGGTGCTTACCGGAAAGATAGTCCTTCCAATACATCAGTACTGTTACATTTTCATTTGGTATGCCGTACTCTTCAATGTGTTGAAATAACCTGCTCTCATCATAGCACGTCGAAAAAAAGTGAGTGGAGTGTGCCGGAATAACAAGTACCGAGTCTTCCTTGGGTTCTTCCTGTTCAATAAATGGCAATGCGTAGGAGATCATTGGCCCAATAGGGACTCCGATTTTGTTTGTGTTTTTAGTTATATAATCGGCATGAGGTTTGTTTGCACAGAACATTATAGGCAAAGGAGAATTAATATCAGTGTCCCAGGTATATTGAACATAGTCATTTAAAAAAATTGCATGTTCGATTACAGCTTTTAATTGATATTCGCTTGGTAGTCCGCAATATCTTTTAATTACAATATCATGCCCATAAAAACTATTCGGGCGATGTATTTCGTTGGTCATGTAAGGTCTGTCTTTACAAAGACGATTTAGAATATCAGTCGTCATATTCATATCAGCGAAACTCTTACGGGTTAAAATGTTTCATTAAACAAAGCAAAACAAGCTCCCAAACCAAACAACTCCATAAAGACAGAACCGTGCCCAGACACATTGGCGGTCAATACAATGACCACTTCTGACTATATTCACGTTTACATCATTTAAATTGCAGAAATCAAGAGAATGGCATTCAGCCCAATGGGTTGTGCCGCTAACATTGCCCCAGATTCTCATATTTCATCTTTCCAAGATTCAAGCCACTCCATCAAGGCAAAATAATTTTTTTGAGAAGAAGCAGGAGTAGAAGCAAGAAACCTTTTCATAATCAGGGCGCGTTCATCTAAATCGTAACTTCTTTTAATATGGGCCCCACGCTCCTTCGGCGCCAGATAACGGGCGATAGATTTCACAACCAGATTTTTGGCTGCGCCCTGCCCGATATTCTCAAGTTCAGCCAGACGGTCAGCTACAGAATTGACCAGATAAGCAAATTCGTCGGCATATTTTTCGTCTGCGACAAAAACATCAAAGCCTTCATATCCTTCGCAGCCACCGTCAACGCGCTTTGCAATCTGGTTTGCCCCGTAAAACGTTAGAAGCCGTTTCCCTTTGCCTTCCATAGCCATAAACATTACCTGAAGGATTTCAAACGCAAAGAAATTTGTAATACCATTTACAGCAACTTCAAGCACACGCTTCCAAATTTCGACACGAGAAACCGAGTAGAAGGATGGGACATACCTATCCCACACTTCCATCATTCTATACGACGGAGTCTCACCAATTATCCCCTCATGGCAATCATTGTAATATTGAGGACAGGCTGAAAGAATGCCGCCAGGTCTCTCAACAGCAATATACACACCATGGCAATGTGAGTAATCTGAATTATTCTCCAAAAAAACAATGCACTCCTTAATCGCATCCGGAACAATATGCCGCTTGTCTGCACGCATTACGACATATGGAGTTTCAACATCCTGTATAGCATCATAAAGTTTTTCTATCCCCCCCTTTTCTGGCCAATGGTAGTATGTCACATTTTCATATTTATCGGCACCTTCAAACGGTTCTGTTGTTGAATCAACCACTATTATAGGAATACCGCTATCAGCGTACATCTCAAGCGCTCTTGCAAGATAAGCATGGCGAAAATGTGTAGGCAGAAGAATAGTAACATCACTTGACATATAAATCACTCCGATAATGTATTCTTTACATTAACAGATTCTTTAATAAACATATTTAAGAACTGTTCTATATTTTAAAACCCAAGTTGTACTTTAAGTACAAAACCACAACAATCAAATAATGAAATATTGCCGCAGGACTGATTTTAGCCAAAAGGGAGAATCGAACGACTGACAATCTCCGGTTCCAAATACAAATACCCACTCGATACTTCTTATGCAAGTTTTGCACCACTCCAACCTTAGCCATAGCCCTATTCCTGAGCAATCCATTACGCCACAGGAGCCTTCTTCCGGCTGCCCTGATGCCCTGCTACCAGAATTTAAGCATCCCTGCAGAAACAGAAAAACGGAGGCAACCTCCGCTTCTTCCAAACCGCTGATAATAAACCTGATTGCCATTTTGTCAGACCGCAGGTTTACTTTACTGCTCCTTGCTAATCACAGTTGGTCGGGATATGCTGCCCCGGAAAGTAAGCCTGATCTCCTGAAAACGGAAGCAGCAGCGAATGCAACAAACACTCTCTTTTTTTATTTCAACATGCACTAAATTAACCCAACTTTTTCAATCCCCAAAACCGAGTAATCGACCCAATAAGATTAAACAACCTTAGAAACTTTATGTAAAAAAACTGGATCAGAACGCAGAGGAGGCTCAGTTGAATATTGCAATAATAGGACTTGGCGGAATGGGGAGCAGACACCTGCAAGCAGCTCTTTCAGCAAAAATGACCCCAGTAGCTCTTTGTGATTTATCTCGCGAGGCGGCAGAAGCAGCAGCTGAGCTTCCATCAACACCACGCATATACACAGACTGGGAAAAAATGCTGAATGACGGCGGATTCGATGTACTGGTCGTTGCAACAAACGGCCCCAGCCACCACAAAATCATTCTGAAGGCGGCGGCAGTAAACTCTCCTTATATTTTTTGCGAAAAGCCCCTTTCCACCAGCGGTGCCAAGGCCAGAGAGATCGTTGCAGCCTGTAAAAAATCAGGTACAAAATTAGCAGTCAACTTAGCCAGACGACAGATGGACGCCTATATTAATTTAAAAAAATGTCTGCAGACAAATGTCATCGGAACAGTACACCATATCAATATCCATTGCGGGGCCGGCGGACTGGGCTGCCTGGGAACTCATTTTTTTGACCTGCCGGCATGGTTGTTTGACACTCAACCGGAGTGGGTGTCCGGAACTATCGACACAGCGCCTGCCCCCAATATTCGCGGAGAACATTTTTTCGACCCCGGTGGACAAGCAATGGTCGGCTACGGTAAAGAACTTACCGCCCATTTTTATCTTGCAGGCGACAGCACAGTTGTTTTTCGTGGCGAACTCATTGGAACCCATGGCTATATCTCTTTCGACGACCTGGGAAATGAAGGGATAGAAATGAAAATTTTTGCACGCCCTAAAGACCACTGGGATACCATACCAACCAGATATGTAGAACTTAAAGAGGTCCTTCCCGGCTTGAAGCCAACCAGTTTCGACATTATAGACTCCACCCGCAAGGGTTTAGAAGACCTTGTCAGCGAGGACATGCAAGACACTTGCACCGGTGCAGTTAATGCCGTGGATATTGTTATGGGGATTCATTTATCTGCCAAGTCGGGCCAATGGGAAAAAGTATCTCTCCCGCTCAGCGGCAACGACCTCAACTTTGAAATACCAATCACTTAGGAAACAGTATGAACAGTCGTATTATCCGTTTAGGATTGATCGGAACCGGATTTGTCGCTGCCGAGCACGTCAAAGTCATTAAAGAGAACCATCGGGCAGAAGTCGTCGGCTTGACATCCCGCACGTACAGTACAGCTGAAGCTTTTGCCAAAAAACACGGACTTCCCCGACCATATATAAATATATCCGAGATGGTCGCCCAAGCGAAGCCTGACGCTCTTATGGTCATGGTTTCACCGGACAACATGCATACAGCAAGTAAAGAAGCCCTCTCTTTCGGATTACCTGTTTTCATGGAAAAACCGGCGGGATTAACGCCGGAGCTGAATTTGGAACTGGCACATATAGCAGACCGAAAACAAATAAAAACAATGGTCGGCTTCAACCGCCGTTTCTATTCCATCTTCCGCAAGGGCATGGAAATAATAAAAAAACAGGGGCCATTGTATGGTCTGCTAATCGAAGGACACGAGCGCATAAATGCCGTCCATGCCGCAGGAAGATTTTCCGATGAAACCATCAAAAACTGGATTTATGCCAACAGCACCCACACCATTGACCTGCTAAATTTCTTCGGGGGAAAAATCTCAAAGATTAAAGG
Above is a genomic segment from Marinifilum sp. JC120 containing:
- a CDS encoding dTDP-6-deoxy-L-hexose 3-O-methyltransferase, which encodes MEDIFGYELANKWDYENGFYLTSDKTRIPKLLAHYELYKMISSLPGHVVECGVFKGASLIRFATFRDALESSYSRKIIGFDAFGKFPEQEHVEDKKFIEIFESDAGDGISKDELAQVFKHKNIENYELIEGDICSTIPEYLVDHPELKVALLHIDVDVYKPTKVILEHLYDRIVPGGLIVFDDYSIVAGETQAIDEFFADSGAQFEKLKISHRPTFYRKK
- a CDS encoding acylneuraminate cytidylyltransferase family protein, with translation MSCADICIAIIPARAGSKGVKNKNIVELNGKPLISYTIEAALDSGVFDHVFVTTDGEEIAEVSAECGAEVIDRPRELALDKSSSIDVIVHALEAKEFFKGCFCLLQPTSPLRDSKDIREAFELYKSSEATSVISATSVGHHPYKCLMQNKDGNYAPIRNPEDLVSARQDLPICIAPNGAIYFCDIASFLEQKVLFFPNTEYFLMRPDRSVDVDSLTDLKIAEFYLSNQ
- a CDS encoding gfo/Idh/MocA family oxidoreductase, producing the protein MNSRIIRLGLIGTGFVAAEHVKVIKENHRAEVVGLTSRTYSTAEAFAKKHGLPRPYINISEMVAQAKPDALMVMVSPDNMHTASKEALSFGLPVFMEKPAGLTPELNLELAHIADRKQIKTMVGFNRRFYSIFRKGMEIIKKQGPLYGLLIEGHERINAVHAAGRFSDETIKNWIYANSTHTIDLLNFFGGKISKIKGNASSWRETGGDQFSASIQFENGAIGTYVSNWLSPGCWRTVLYGKGVSVEFKPLEKGVWTDSNFKTHDILPDRYDEMFKPGFYQQMDSFLDLIADKKVDHIQDLRGALRSMELAASISGNVINNVWETE
- a CDS encoding polyhydroxyalkanoate biosynthesis repressor PhaR codes for the protein MSSGNAFYIGDRLVSNETAPLVIVEIGINHSGSLKTAFEMVDAAHEAGAELIKHQTHVVEDEMSAAAKSVVPGNADVSIYEIMDRCALNEEEEYKLKEYTESKGMIFISTPFSRAAADRLRKFDVPAYKIGSGECNNYPLVDHIASFGKPIILSTGMNSIESVRTSVEILRKHKVPYALLHCTNVYPTPHELVRLGAINELKEHFPDAIVGLSDHTVDNYACLGAVAVGASIVERHFTDRMDRNGPDIECSMDPQALKDLIHGSNILAKCRGGRKGPVAEEQVTIDFAFATVVTIAPVKKGERFTRDNIWVKRPGTGEIPAEYFENILGSIAATDMAEGHHLCHDEFVEG
- a CDS encoding glycosyltransferase, which gives rise to MPTLGLVIKWGSSSWTGGPNYLKNIALANASVSPDQKLRLIYFVRPDQVEHMDQYRNILPLASDIRIYHPDSEMGDVDVLYPASDQFDVPAGVAPVYWIPDFQHCYLPEYFSKEELDWRSDFFSRLAGGKDLVVLSSEAALNDFHRFFTVTCPTFVVPFASSLEPGWMDGDHEEIKKKYSVNFQYLMCCNQFWKHKDHKTLFKALALLRDQGIILQLICTGATEDLRHPDYFDTVQDYLEEHNLTEQVHILGLLPRADQIQLLRGAQAVVQPSLFEGWSTVIEDCRLLGKKVIHSDIPVHLEQSPESSLVFKGGDAQNLADILVDFSDKFTAMPDIEAEKAAFQESLENCSRFGRNIGKMVNSAMKINEVVNPTNSPENKKLLPTKDIVGKNSYRVKGVQWYDPPLAGASTFADSLFEMETYTNTLDILNRLSEDDYLKYIRGFMSSGLRRFGKHWKYADICTVLYTLSNMLDVKNYLKIGVLQGRSMAMVISGNPQVDVVGFDMWRAGYAGMDNPGPAFVQEQMERLGHKGTLQFVNGNSHETLPHFFSQNPRMSFDLITVDSDHTPEGATQDLLDVLPHLRIGGAIVFDGIAHPSHPELLKIWQDTIMSRPEMSGFAFTELGYGVAFAIRMR
- a CDS encoding TIGR00180 family glycosyltransferase produces the protein MSSDVTILLPTHFRHAYLARALEMYADSGIPIIVVDSTTEPFEGADKYENVTYYHWPEKGGIEKLYDAIQDVETPYVVMRADKRHIVPDAIKECIVFLENNSDYSHCHGVYIAVERPGGILSACPQYYNDCHEGIIGETPSYRMMEVWDRYVPSFYSVSRVEIWKRVLEVAVNGITNFFAFEILQVMFMAMEGKGKRLLTFYGANQIAKRVDGGCEGYEGFDVFVADEKYADEFAYLVNSVADRLAELENIGQGAAKNLVVKSIARYLAPKERGAHIKRSYDLDERALIMKRFLASTPASSQKNYFALMEWLESWKDEI
- a CDS encoding gfo/Idh/MocA family oxidoreductase; amino-acid sequence: MNIAIIGLGGMGSRHLQAALSAKMTPVALCDLSREAAEAAAELPSTPRIYTDWEKMLNDGGFDVLVVATNGPSHHKIILKAAAVNSPYIFCEKPLSTSGAKAREIVAACKKSGTKLAVNLARRQMDAYINLKKCLQTNVIGTVHHINIHCGAGGLGCLGTHFFDLPAWLFDTQPEWVSGTIDTAPAPNIRGEHFFDPGGQAMVGYGKELTAHFYLAGDSTVVFRGELIGTHGYISFDDLGNEGIEMKIFARPKDHWDTIPTRYVELKEVLPGLKPTSFDIIDSTRKGLEDLVSEDMQDTCTGAVNAVDIVMGIHLSAKSGQWEKVSLPLSGNDLNFEIPIT
- the neuC gene encoding UDP-N-acetylglucosamine 2-epimerase (hydrolyzing); the encoded protein is MKRVLFLTGTRADYGKLKSLIKRLEAEVGFEPFVYVTGMHTLSRYGYTAQEVIKDGYKNIYVNINHHAGDPMEMVLANTIKGMSRYVYELEPDMIVVHGDRVEAFAGAIVGVFTNTLVAHIEGGELSGTIDESIRHSISKLAHIHFVSNKDAYSRLCRMGEDPNSVYEIGSPDYDVMFKGELPSIQDVKRYYEIPFDEYGIVIFHPVTTERDQFKIYSDSFVEAINESGKKFVVIYPNNDDGGEYILDAYKKLNPKHTKIYPSVSFERFITLLKNCTCMLGNSSAGIREAPCYGVPVVDVGTRQDGRFKHNCIMNVDYDKQSILDAIHGQWGADYSGCKVNRFGDGRASERFFAILNKSKVWSTSLQKRVCNELC